ACAGCTAAGATATATATAGACAATCTCATGTAACATTACAGCTCAGAAAATGCAAATGGAAAAACCTTCTTcacttacttaaaaaaaaacctgccAATGGATAAACCATCTACAAATCCAACAACTACAGCTCAGAAAAATGCCAACAAATAAAATGTCTTCTTTTCGCCAAAGGGGCTGAGAAATTTGATTGCAGGAGGATATTCAAAATAGCAAACGGAAAATACTATCATGAAGAGTATCTGGGATTTAATTTTGTATGAACATATACAAGAAGACACAGTACATCACAAACTTCAGAATTCCACAATGCTTTTTTTTCCAAAGTCCAATTTTCTATCCTCTTTGCTCCACTAAAGGCGTTTATTTCTTTTCGGTTTCTTTACTACTAGCATTTAATATCGACTAATCtgcaaaaaaaatccaaaattcacTTCAAAGGAAAGGCCTTCTCTCACTTTATAGTGGCGTTTCTCCTGCAACCTCCAATAGAGGAAGTGAAGTGCAACATCAATGTCAACTAAGCTACAAATAGACCACAGGAATTTCAATGGTCCGCatcacaaaaaagaacaaacctATGAACCATTTGGATGCAGTTTTGTCAACAGTCAAAGTTGGCATATAAGCTCCATTATAGAACTCGGCCAAGTGATATCTCCCACATCATGTTAGTGCATCCCATGGAATAGTGTGCTGTTCAGAACCTTCAGATAAGCTCTCTTTACCCAAGCCATGGAAAGGAAGAGCTAAACCTTTTAAGGCACACTACAGTATTCTTCTTTCAGCAGCTATTTTGTTGACTAAATTTGTGTAAAAAGGATTTCGTTCCATGTATCAGGAACACCAGGTAGACACCAATGCAGACAATCTTGCACTCCTGATCTGGCGCTAAAGCTGAAACGGGATATATGACCCTCGTCCCTAAGCTGGGAAAGAGCTGTTATGTCCAAGAGCTTAACCCCAGTTCCCTTTGCTGCACCTGCAGCACTGGCATCACTGGACTCATCTTGTAATACTTCCTTTCCCACTGACATAGGGGTAGTTTTGTCACAGCTCCCACCCGTGTTCCAGTCCCCACCAACAAAATGCCTAGGTGAGATGGTCCTGTAGAAGGCTTTCAACCCCGGATGTTTTGGCAGCTGTGAGTTCACCCAATTGATGCAACTATGAATGGTAAAATCTTTGGCCTGCCAAATCATTGCTAACTTCCTATTGGTATTTGGCACACCACCAATATGCATAATCCACTTGTTAGCCTTAAGCTTTCCTCGATTCCAATGGTGTCCTGTGTTGAGTACCAGAACATCAAATTTGTGAAGATATTGACGCAAGAATGCTGGCGGCCGATCAAGGTGCATGGCATAATGAGTATTCTGGTTTGTCTTATTAATGGGTTCCACATCACAAAGGCTCGATGACCAGTAGTAGAGTATGGTTGTATTGGTGCTTAGGAAACGATACACCCAGCCACTAGGGCGAGTATCACCACGAGCTTGAGCTAGTCCATACTCCTGTCCGACGTCTATGACATCATGCCTCTCCTTACCACCTGTGATCATGCACATTAGAGACTGGAACTGCTGCCTGCCCAATGAATCTCCAACAAAAGCTAGAGTTTTGTCTTGCATCCTGAAAACATCAATACAATCATCACAAATGTCATATATATCTGGACCATACATAACAAAGCAAAATGTAAAGCAGCCATTTCTTTAAACTGTATATGAACCCTGAAAAGTGGAAGGAGATGGGGATGCATGAACATTGGTGCTCTAAATTGCCTCCGAGGAGAAGAGGACAGaggagaaaagagaaggaaagagaaATCAGGGGCCGCCACTGGTACAAGAGGGAGGGCGGTGTCAAGACCTGGTATGCCCAGCCTAAGAGACCTGCAACTCAGGCTGACCAGTGGGCCCTGTAGCAGTGAGCAGTGAGCAGTGAGCAAGTACTCTGACACAATTGAAGCATTAATTCGATGTGCTGAAGAAAGGTGGAGTCTGAGACCAGCAAATCACATTTTCCTGCCAGGTACTGACCCAGGTCAAGAGTAGAAATGGTGGCAATAATGTGTGTTGGCAGGGTTGAGCGGCTTATATTCAATATACAAGGTAATCTTAATAAAGGCAAATATATCTGAGAACCAGATCAGTACTTGTATCACTAAAACAATATTTCTAGGACGGTTAAGTGCCCATATGCCTCAAACAAATGCTACCCAACTTATAGGAAGAGATCTATCTACAAAAATCCAATACTTTAAAGTTTAAACCATTTGTTTATGCAGGCATAGATTACATCTACAGGTAAAAGTTCATAATAGAATGGTTTCTTCTGGCAGAGATTAATGTACCCAGGCCAGGCCAAAAACAAAGACCAAGCCTCCAAATATTAAAGGGTTCATTGAACTAGctgttaatttttataaaacaatagaAAAGCCTGACCTAttatatcaaaaaaatttaataaaaaccattttacatACTTTTTCAAGAATTTAGACCCTTCAAATTCTTCCATTTGACAATTTTTAGGCTGCCACCGAAGCTTCTCATAGGCAAAATCTGTTCGCTGCGTCAACCGGCAGGCCCACGAGCCTGACAACCATTGCTTACAATCATACCCAGAATATAAAGGCCGGTTATTGTCTGGAACCCATTTTCCTTTTGCATAGTTACAAGCTGGAGTAAGGTCAGAAAAGACACAATCATTAATCAGTAATACTTGCAGATTCATAATTATTGGTTCAACAAATAAGTGCATGAAAATTAAATCAGCACAGAAAACACATTGACTGATTCTTCTACTATGGATCCGACTAAAGCCATATATATAGAACATAATGCGAGTAATCCATATAACCAAGGTTTTATAGTAGTGaacataaagaataaaatatgacaATAACACATTATGTCAATTGGTCTAAGAAAATGGTGTCAACAGCTCAGCATCAAATACGTTATAGTGTCCTAGTGTTATCTATGCTTCCCTAACAAGATTCAGTTGTTACATAGTACTCAAATGATAATGCAACCTTTCAAACAGAAGCAGCCAAGGTTTTATAGTAGTGAacataaagaagaaaatatgaCAATAACACATTATGTCAATTGGTCTAAGAAAATGGTGTCAACAGCTCGGCATCAAATACGTTATAGTGTCCTAGTGTTATCTATGCTTCCCTAACAAGATTCAGTTGTTACATAGTACTCAGATGATAAGGCAACCTTTCAAACAGAACCAGCCAATTTTAGATTTTCCAAATCAGGGTCAATAAAATCCCTCTCAACTCTCACAATCTCTACCTTAAAATTAGGTACACTCAGCTATGATGCATTCAAAGGAAACTCAAAATGTCTACATTGACGACATGTGTGCAAATTTTCCCTAAGGAAACACACCATGAACAAACTAGTCATTGTAGATTCTCTTGATCAAGTTCTCTGGAATTTTGAAGAGTGTTGGAACTAGACTTCATGAGACACAACTACTAgtattataaatataaacacAATATCTACCTTGATTTTCTGTAAGTGTTGTCAAATTTCTATCATCTTTTCCCTTAACTGGGGAGCTAGTACGTGGGGAACTAACAGGTGCTACCATAGCCACTTCTACTTCTTTTGAAACTTGttctagtaattttttattttctccatcAAATTCCCTTGGACTTGAAGGACCTTGGGCACGGACAACTGTTTCTGCCTTCTGGATCTGCTtgtcttttgctttttcttctgaCACACTTGTATGGATTTCTGATGAGCAcaataaaatacaaatattgAGTCCCAGATATATCACAGCATCTAGAATGTATAACAATAAAAACACTTCAAGATTCCAGTCAATTTCAATGTAGTAGCGAAAACATAATGGATATGAAAAAATTCCATTTAGCATACTACCATTACAAGGAAGAAAAATCTCCAGCAAAGAGAgatttacataaaaaaaaaaaaaaaaaaataccaatcaCACTGATCTGAAGGCTATAGAGTTTTATAATAAGAAGCAAATGTAGGGATATCCAAACAGTAAAGCAACACTATGCCTACCCCAATAAATGAACATCAAATAcaggataaaaaataaaaaagagtgcACTTTACACCTTGCATCAAGTTTTTTTAtcccaaaaagaacaaaagaaaagtgaaTTCTTGCCTATGTTCTGATCTGTGGTGGTTACTGAATTGTTGTTAATTACACTCATCTGATTAGACCTTTGTGCAGAACTCGTGGGAGCTGCTACATTCAAAGGTAGTTCTTCTTGGTTGTTTACAATCACTTTTTCCGCAACTTGTGACACATTTTTGCCCACAAATATTGGCGATTCTGGAGACACCAAGCTAGGTAAAGGTTTACTCACAAGAATATCTGCATAACAAGCACAAAtgcaaataaaaacaaaaacaaaaaaattgtgaaCAAATAAATACTAGCAACAGCAATATTACTAGTCAATATATCCCTTTTAGGCTTCAGAGTTCAAGGAGTAGCTATTCATTTCATTCAAAGAACTATAATGAAAGACTCCTCGCACCACAAGGATCACCTATCCTTCTCGGGCAATCATTAAGATTTATGCTCGGTTTCATCATTCTTTAAAACAAGATACACTGACAAATCCTCAACCGATACAGGTGGAAGATAAAACCCATATGTGTAGCACTATCGTTCAATGAATTATGAGGAACCTCTCCAATAAACCCTGATgggttttgttttaatttaattttcttgtaattttagtaTAATTTATTGCATTATCACTAACAATCCCGCTTCCTCTTTTTCGTCTCAGTAATATCAGTAACAACAATAATAGTAGCTATGTTTATAGAGAAATGAATATGATTAGACTGAAGGCGAACCTGGAGACAGCTCCCAACGGGTTTGCGGTGGCATTAAGCTAGTAAGAAGCGGGGTTTTCTCCCACGCCCATATGAAAAAGGTTGTGCACATAAGAGCGATGGTAATTAGAGAGAGTTCTTTACCCCTCAATCCATAGAACCCTCCTTTCATCCTATATATGCACACCACAACACAAAGTTAAAACTCGTCCAAAATACACTTTTCTTTTAAGTAAACATGTGATTAACTCAGAATTTAGAAACTGGGTGTTACACAAAAGTAGGTAATATACAAATGAATTACAATGTTGTTTAAATTTTGCCAGTTCCAGATCAGAGATTGAAGCTGAAGCATTTATCCTAATGCCAT
The Alnus glutinosa chromosome 14, dhAlnGlut1.1, whole genome shotgun sequence genome window above contains:
- the LOC133857882 gene encoding protein trichome birefringence-like 16 isoform X1 gives rise to the protein MKGGFYGLRGKELSLITIALMCTTFFIWAWEKTPLLTSLMPPQTRWELSPDILVSKPLPSLVSPESPIFVGKNVSQVAEKVIVNNQEELPLNVAAPTSSAQRSNQMSVINNNSVTTTDQNIEIHTSVSEEKAKDKQIQKAETVVRAQGPSSPREFDGENKKLLEQVSKEVEVAMVAPVSSPRTSSPVKGKDDRNLTTLTENQACNYAKGKWVPDNNRPLYSGYDCKQWLSGSWACRLTQRTDFAYEKLRWQPKNCQMEEFEGSKFLKKMQDKTLAFVGDSLGRQQFQSLMCMITGGKERHDVIDVGQEYGLAQARGDTRPSGWVYRFLSTNTTILYYWSSSLCDVEPINKTNQNTHYAMHLDRPPAFLRQYLHKFDVLVLNTGHHWNRGKLKANKWIMHIGGVPNTNRKLAMIWQAKDFTIHSCINWVNSQLPKHPGLKAFYRTISPRHFVGGDWNTGGSCDKTTPMSVGKEVLQDESSDASAAGAAKGTGVKLLDITALSQLRDEGHISRFSFSARSGVQDCLHWCLPGVPDTWNEILFTQI
- the LOC133857882 gene encoding protein trichome birefringence-like 16 isoform X2, with protein sequence MKGGFYGLRGKELSLITIALMCTTFFIWAWEKTPLLTSLMPPQTRWELSPEIHTSVSEEKAKDKQIQKAETVVRAQGPSSPREFDGENKKLLEQVSKEVEVAMVAPVSSPRTSSPVKGKDDRNLTTLTENQACNYAKGKWVPDNNRPLYSGYDCKQWLSGSWACRLTQRTDFAYEKLRWQPKNCQMEEFEGSKFLKKMQDKTLAFVGDSLGRQQFQSLMCMITGGKERHDVIDVGQEYGLAQARGDTRPSGWVYRFLSTNTTILYYWSSSLCDVEPINKTNQNTHYAMHLDRPPAFLRQYLHKFDVLVLNTGHHWNRGKLKANKWIMHIGGVPNTNRKLAMIWQAKDFTIHSCINWVNSQLPKHPGLKAFYRTISPRHFVGGDWNTGGSCDKTTPMSVGKEVLQDESSDASAAGAAKGTGVKLLDITALSQLRDEGHISRFSFSARSGVQDCLHWCLPGVPDTWNEILFTQI